In the genome of Flaviflexus ciconiae, one region contains:
- a CDS encoding Maf family protein, whose protein sequence is MKLCLASKSPGRLQVLTGAGITPDVIVSEVDEDAILEAMPDATATELVLALARAKAEAVGSSTSHDFVIGCDSMFEMDGKVVGKPHTEKVARERLHAMRGRAGDLHTGHWLITPNGAVGAVSTATVHVGNMTDAEIEAYIATGEPLHVAGSFTIDGYGGPFIDRIEGDPHGVTGLSLPVLRSLLSQTGYSVTDFWHGS, encoded by the coding sequence ATGAAGCTCTGTCTCGCAAGTAAATCCCCCGGCCGGCTCCAGGTTCTCACCGGTGCCGGTATCACCCCCGATGTCATCGTGTCCGAGGTCGACGAGGACGCCATTCTCGAAGCCATGCCAGACGCCACTGCCACGGAGTTGGTTCTTGCCCTAGCCCGCGCAAAGGCAGAGGCCGTTGGAAGCAGCACGAGTCATGACTTTGTCATTGGCTGCGATTCCATGTTTGAGATGGACGGAAAGGTTGTTGGAAAACCCCACACGGAAAAGGTGGCGCGCGAGCGCCTCCATGCCATGAGGGGACGTGCAGGCGACCTCCACACCGGGCATTGGCTCATTACTCCAAACGGCGCTGTCGGTGCAGTCTCCACGGCCACGGTGCACGTGGGCAATATGACGGATGCCGAGATCGAGGCCTACATTGCCACCGGTGAGCCGTTGCACGTGGCGGGTTCCTTCACAATCGACGGCTACGGCGGCCCGTTCATTGACCGCATCGAGGGCGATCCGCACGGCGTCACGGGCCTGTCCCTTCCCGTCCTCCGCTCCCTTCTTTCCCAGACCGGATATTCGGTGACGGATTTTTGGCATGGGAGCTAG
- a CDS encoding NUDIX domain-containing protein, whose protein sequence is MGASADGIVHCACGKRHWGHAGAAGVLAWKEAEDPSVILQLRAAWSMSGGTWGIPGGAIDYDETPIQGGLREAREEAGMGPVRVWASTTLHHPDWSYTTAIAEASPDQRAIATDHESDAMEWTKWKDLRGRRLMPAFETTLPLLDSLLGRSLLVLDPTLLHEGWEESLLRFATLGFPINVAPVAFRDPVVRGARASADEDFDRSIAWFPDIVLLGTGKCAKPIAARGAIPPSIRWDSDVENINTDGYRHIAAMVSTHIPGAERVNEELWNHLLRKNG, encoded by the coding sequence ATGGGAGCTAGCGCCGACGGAATCGTCCACTGCGCCTGTGGGAAACGCCACTGGGGCCACGCCGGCGCGGCGGGAGTGCTCGCTTGGAAGGAGGCAGAAGACCCCTCGGTGATTCTCCAATTGCGTGCCGCCTGGTCCATGTCCGGCGGCACGTGGGGCATTCCCGGTGGCGCCATCGACTACGACGAAACCCCAATCCAGGGTGGTCTGCGCGAGGCGCGCGAAGAAGCGGGCATGGGACCGGTGAGGGTCTGGGCTTCCACCACTCTGCACCATCCCGACTGGTCCTACACCACGGCAATCGCCGAGGCCTCCCCCGATCAGCGGGCCATCGCCACAGATCACGAATCGGATGCCATGGAGTGGACAAAATGGAAGGATCTGCGCGGCAGGCGTCTCATGCCGGCCTTCGAAACAACCCTTCCTCTTCTCGACAGCCTCCTGGGGCGTTCCCTGCTTGTCCTTGATCCCACGCTTCTTCATGAGGGTTGGGAAGAATCCCTCCTGCGCTTTGCCACCCTCGGCTTCCCCATCAACGTAGCACCGGTAGCATTTCGCGATCCGGTAGTACGCGGGGCCAGAGCATCAGCCGATGAGGACTTCGACCGCTCTATCGCGTGGTTCCCCGACATTGTTCTTCTCGGAACCGGCAAATGCGCGAAGCCGATCGCTGCCAGAGGAGCAATCCCTCCCAGCATCCGCTGGGACTCGGATGTCGAGAACATCAATACCGACGGATATCGCCACATCGCGGCGATGGTAAGCACACACATTCCCGGAGCCGAACGGGTCAATGAAGAATTGTGGAATCATCTGCTTCGAAAGAACGGCTAA
- the fdxA gene encoding ferredoxin — MTYVIALPCVDIKDRACVDECPVDCIYEGERMLYIHPDECVDCGACEPVCPVEAIFYEDDTPEEWSEYYKANVEFFDKIGSPGGAAKMGVINYDHPIVAALPEGIND; from the coding sequence GTGACGTACGTAATCGCATTGCCCTGTGTTGATATCAAGGATCGTGCCTGTGTCGACGAGTGTCCGGTCGACTGCATCTACGAGGGCGAGCGCATGCTCTACATCCATCCCGATGAATGTGTCGACTGCGGCGCTTGTGAGCCTGTCTGCCCTGTCGAAGCGATCTTCTACGAAGATGACACCCCCGAAGAGTGGAGTGAATACTATAAAGCCAACGTCGAATTCTTCGACAAAATTGGCTCCCCAGGAGGGGCCGCAAAGATGGGAGTCATTAACTATGACCACCCGATTGTGGCTGCCCTCCCAGAAGGCATCAACGACTAA
- a CDS encoding VanW family protein, translated as MSGVEIGGMSEEAAAEKLETELHGVLNEPVPVTVAGTEISAEIDPSGTDVRVDGEATVDGMTGLSFNPADLWRHLSGSDELVPVVSFDEEALESTVTSLNEQLGTEPVNATISFAGSTIQTTPQENGTGIDTENAVEVLSEGWLSESRPIVLQPTDLEPEITDEDVDRVRSEMAEPLVAAPLTVLVGEQEIVLEPTTLADTASFEEVDGELSMTIDTEPLVARVIDGAGDDLEAPRDAEILIEDHDEGPIIKPSKNGMVINEDETAAVIEQAAISENRSVEAVVTEEEPEFTTADAEALGVTEVVSEISTPLTNDAVRTENLVVGTAKTNNTLVLPGEQFSLLEELGEITEENGYVSSGVVMEGFNATALGGGLSQLSTNTFNLGYRGGMEDVTHQPHSKYFDRYPMGVEATIWQPTVDMVWQNNSPYAVLVETWVEDGEVHSRLWSTDYYDVDIQVSEPYNYVQPTTKVNTSPDCVPYGAGGPGFTVDVSRNVTAEGETVYQNSYSWTYQPVDAAVCG; from the coding sequence CCGATGTTCGAGTGGACGGGGAGGCAACCGTTGACGGGATGACCGGCCTGTCGTTCAATCCCGCCGACCTGTGGCGCCACCTGTCGGGCTCCGATGAGCTCGTGCCCGTCGTGTCCTTCGACGAGGAGGCACTTGAGTCCACCGTGACATCGCTCAACGAGCAGCTCGGTACCGAGCCCGTCAACGCAACCATTTCGTTCGCTGGCTCCACAATTCAGACCACTCCCCAGGAGAACGGCACCGGAATCGACACCGAGAATGCCGTGGAGGTTCTCAGTGAAGGCTGGCTCTCTGAGAGCCGTCCCATCGTCCTTCAGCCCACCGACCTCGAACCGGAAATCACCGATGAGGACGTGGATCGGGTGCGAAGCGAGATGGCGGAACCCCTCGTGGCAGCACCGCTGACCGTCCTGGTCGGTGAACAAGAGATCGTTCTCGAACCCACTACGCTCGCAGATACGGCCTCGTTCGAAGAGGTCGATGGCGAACTGTCCATGACGATTGATACCGAGCCACTCGTTGCCCGGGTCATTGATGGGGCGGGCGATGATCTTGAGGCCCCCAGGGATGCCGAGATTCTGATTGAGGACCACGACGAGGGGCCGATCATCAAGCCGAGCAAGAACGGCATGGTGATCAACGAGGACGAGACCGCCGCCGTTATCGAACAGGCCGCAATCAGTGAAAATCGTAGCGTTGAAGCGGTTGTGACCGAGGAAGAACCCGAGTTCACGACCGCCGATGCCGAGGCGCTCGGGGTAACCGAAGTGGTCTCCGAGATCTCGACCCCGCTGACGAATGATGCGGTGCGGACCGAAAACCTCGTTGTCGGTACCGCCAAGACCAACAACACTCTCGTTCTCCCGGGCGAGCAGTTCTCCCTGCTTGAAGAGCTCGGAGAGATCACGGAGGAGAACGGATACGTTTCTTCCGGTGTTGTCATGGAAGGGTTCAACGCGACAGCACTCGGCGGCGGCCTTTCCCAGCTGTCCACCAACACCTTCAACCTCGGTTATCGGGGCGGCATGGAAGACGTTACTCACCAGCCGCACTCGAAGTACTTCGATCGTTACCCCATGGGAGTTGAGGCCACGATCTGGCAACCGACTGTCGACATGGTGTGGCAGAACAACTCGCCTTACGCGGTTCTTGTTGAAACCTGGGTTGAGGATGGTGAGGTCCACTCCCGCCTGTGGTCGACCGACTACTACGACGTTGATATTCAGGTGTCGGAACCCTATAACTACGTCCAGCCCACCACGAAGGTCAATACCTCGCCGGACTGCGTCCCCTACGGGGCGGGTGGGCCCGGCTTCACTGTGGATGTCTCCCGCAACGTGACGGCCGAAGGTGAAACGGTCTACCAGAACAGCTATTCGTGGACGTATCAGCCAGTCGACGCGGCGGTCTGTGGTTAA
- the dapC gene encoding succinyldiaminopimelate transaminase → MPLLGEGLPDFPWDTLTPYKELATSYPGTVADLSIGTPVDPTPQIAIDAIRSAEQSPGYPPALGTPELREAMVGWWQRVRGATLATDAVLPTLGSKEMVALLPSLIGATGSVLIPEVAYPTYDVGARLSGATPVPIDTASDPGSWPEADLVWLNSPGNPDGHVLDRNQLRRIAAWAKETGTIVASDECYAALPWEEPYVTEGVPSILADDVSGPDKTNLLALYSSSKQSNLAGYRAAMIAGDPKILTPLIEVRKHMGFLMPGPVQKAMAAVLNDDGHVAQQREIYRRRRNILTDAVIEAGLVTDPETNAGLYLWLGDAREKADAWEIVEALAQRGILVAPGTFYGEASRMKVRMSLTGSDEAVEAAAQRLKERPLFG, encoded by the coding sequence ATGCCGCTCCTGGGGGAAGGGTTACCCGACTTCCCGTGGGACACCCTCACACCCTATAAGGAGCTCGCAACGAGCTATCCCGGGACTGTTGCCGATCTTTCGATCGGCACTCCCGTGGACCCCACGCCGCAGATCGCGATCGATGCAATTCGCTCGGCAGAACAATCCCCGGGATATCCACCGGCACTCGGCACACCGGAACTGCGGGAAGCCATGGTGGGCTGGTGGCAGCGCGTTCGCGGAGCCACGCTCGCTACGGACGCGGTCCTGCCCACCCTTGGCAGTAAAGAGATGGTGGCGCTCCTCCCGTCGCTCATAGGAGCCACAGGGAGTGTCCTCATCCCCGAGGTCGCCTACCCGACCTACGACGTCGGAGCGCGTCTCTCGGGCGCCACACCCGTGCCGATCGACACCGCTTCTGATCCTGGATCTTGGCCCGAGGCCGACCTGGTCTGGTTGAACTCGCCGGGCAATCCCGACGGCCACGTCCTCGACCGGAACCAGCTACGCAGGATTGCGGCATGGGCGAAGGAAACGGGCACAATTGTTGCCTCCGATGAATGCTATGCGGCACTGCCCTGGGAAGAGCCCTACGTGACCGAAGGAGTGCCCTCGATCCTCGCAGACGACGTGTCGGGGCCAGATAAAACCAACCTGCTTGCCCTGTACTCGTCCTCGAAACAGTCGAACCTCGCAGGCTACCGCGCAGCCATGATCGCCGGAGACCCAAAGATCCTGACGCCTCTCATCGAGGTCCGCAAACACATGGGGTTCCTCATGCCGGGGCCGGTGCAGAAGGCCATGGCCGCGGTTCTCAACGACGACGGGCACGTTGCTCAGCAGCGAGAGATCTACCGCAGGCGCAGGAATATCCTCACAGACGCGGTAATCGAAGCCGGTCTGGTTACCGACCCCGAAACGAATGCCGGTCTCTACCTGTGGCTGGGAGATGCTCGCGAGAAGGCCGATGCGTGGGAGATCGTTGAAGCCCTCGCACAGCGTGGCATTCTCGTCGCCCCCGGCACCTTCTACGGTGAAGCGAGCCGCATGAAAGTGCGGATGTCGTTGACCGGATCAGACGAAGCCGTCGAGGCCGCGGCACAGCGCCTCAAGGAACGGCCACTCTTCGGCTGA